ATATGGAAACGCCGTCCAATCCATTGTTAAAAGTGACCGATATTCAAGGCGTCGTCAAGTTGGCGAAGGCGCATGGCTGTTTGACATTCTTGGATAATACGTTCATGACGCCGGCGTTGCAGCGGCCGCTTGATCTTGGAGTCGATGTCGTCCTTCACAGCGCCACGAAATTTTTAGCCGGCCATAGCGACGTCGTCGCCGGGCTGGCGGTCGTGAAAGACGAGGAATTGGGAAAAGAATTGTACAAACTGCAAAACGCGTTTGGCGCCGTCCTTGGCGTCCAAGATGCGTGGCTTGTGCTGCGGGGATTAAAAACGCTCCACGTTCGGCTGAAGCAGTCGTCTGAATCAGCGGCCGCCATCGCCAAGTATTTGGCTTGTCATCCAAAGGTCGAAAAAGTGTATTATCCGGGGCTGGAGAACCACCCAGGCCATGACATCCAGCGCCATCAGGCGGCCGGGTTTGGCGCTGTGCTGTCGTTCCGTTTAGCCGATGAAGAAGCGGCTCGGACGTTCGTCCGAAACGTCCGCTTGCCGGTGTTTGCTGTCAGCCTTGGGGCGGTCGAGTCAATTTTATCGCACCCAGCGAAAATGTCGCATGCGGCGATGCCAAAAGAAGAGAGGCTCCGGCGCGGCATTACCGACGGCTTGTTGCGGCTGAGCGTCGGGCTTGAGGATGTCAACGATTTGATCGCCGATTTTGAGCAGGCGTTGTCGTTTGTCAATGAGCATCCATCGGTCGTTCCGACGCGGTAACGACAAAGGTATGCATCGTTTCGGCGGATGCATACCTTTGTTTTTTTCGTTACACTTCCCGAACAAAGTTGACGGCTGTCAGCGGAATGAGCACCGTGCGCGTTTCCCGCTCGTATCCGCCCGCTTCCGCCCTAAGCTCGATCGTTCCGTCCTCGACATCGGTGAGTCGTCCCTCTATTAAGTTGTTGTCCGTCGCGACTTGGATCGTTTCCCCGATGAGGCGGCGGAGCTGCTCTTCGAATGTGGTCGCAAAGTCCATTGTCTCCTCCCTCCTTTCAGTCTAAAAGGCCGGTGATTTAAGGAGAAATACTGCTCTCCAACAGTGTTTCTCAAATTGAAAAACCTTGCAACACCATCACTTCATTCCTTGTGATTTCTCATAAATCGAGCGAATCCATTGTTTTTCATCAGCCTTCTAAACGGGTGATGGCTTGAATGCTGGCAAACGGAATGTAAACGAAACGCCCGAGCGCATCCTCAAGCACGGCATAATCGTTTCGGACGGCGATGACTGTGCCGCTCACCGGGCCGAAATTGACCGTAATTTCTACTCTCTCCCCAATCAAGTCCTCGAGCTCGTCGCCAATATCTTCCGCGGGTGGCGCCCCTGTGCGCAACTCGGTCAAAATGGCTTGCAACAGTTCGCGCTCGTCCTCCAAAATGTCCCGCTGTTCTTGCTCCTCATCAAGAATGCGGCGCAAAATTCGTTCGGCATCTTCCCCGTGATCGGCGATGGCTTCTAATAGAGAGACAATTTGTTCGACGGCCGAATCATCCAAATCTAGTTTTTCAAGCCATTTGCGGATCTTTTTCAGCTCTTTCACTGCTTCGCGCAAATGTTTATGTCCCAACGCCTCTTCCTCCTTCCTTTTCTTCCATTCGTTAACTACGTTATGCACCGCTCTTTCATTCGACACGGGTGCGTATCCGAGGAAGAAAGAACGATTTTTTTAGCCACGGGCATGGGGAAAACGGTTGAACTTTGTCGGGGGAATGACAGGTAAATGATAGGACAATTCTACTGTTTTCCTAAAAAATCAACGATTGCCTCTCACCGTTAAGAGAAAAAATGGATATATAGTGGATGAGGTGATTGATGATGGTGCCAGAGCGAAAAAAAGACTTCATCAGCGTCGTCATTCCGTGTTATAACGCATCCCGTTATATTGAGGACTGCCTAAATGGGCTGTTCAATCAAACATATCGCCAGTTTGAAGCGATTATTGTCGATGACGGATCGGACGATGGGAGCGAAGAAGTCGTGAAGCGGTGGATGAACGACCATTCCCCGTTCTTCCCGGTCGTCTATATCAAACTCCCGCGCAACGTCGGTTTTGCCGG
Above is a window of Geobacillus thermoleovorans DNA encoding:
- a CDS encoding LSm family protein, which encodes MDFATTFEEQLRRLIGETIQVATDNNLIEGRLTDVEDGTIELRAEAGGYERETRTVLIPLTAVNFVREV
- the metC gene encoding cystathionine beta-lyase, translated to MEQEWSFSTKLLHNEWKVDRETGAVSVPIQHASTFHQFDFDSFGKYDYSRSGNPTREALEETIAALEGGTRGFAFASGMAAISTAFLLLSKGDHVLVTEDVYGGTYRMITEVLGRFGIEHTFVDMTDLNAVAENIRPNTKVIYMETPSNPLLKVTDIQGVVKLAKAHGCLTFLDNTFMTPALQRPLDLGVDVVLHSATKFLAGHSDVVAGLAVVKDEELGKELYKLQNAFGAVLGVQDAWLVLRGLKTLHVRLKQSSESAAAIAKYLACHPKVEKVYYPGLENHPGHDIQRHQAAGFGAVLSFRLADEEAARTFVRNVRLPVFAVSLGAVESILSHPAKMSHAAMPKEERLRRGITDGLLRLSVGLEDVNDLIADFEQALSFVNEHPSVVPTR